The stretch of DNA CGGGCAAGCGGGCAGACATTATCCTCCTCGACGTGAACAAGCCGAAGTTCACGCCGCTGACCAACGTGCCTGCCCACGTCGTGAACAACGCCGCACCAGCCGATGTGGAGACGGTCATCGTTGACGGAGACATCGTGATGCAAGGTGGAACACCGATGACGATGGACGCTGACGCGGTACAGGAGCGCGTGGAGGTGGCAGTCGAACGCTTTGCCGACGAGACAGGGTGGGAACTGGATATTGGAGGCGGTGAACCGGCGGGGTCGGTCGAGACGATTCGAGACCTCCCCAAGCGTGGGCCCGCCCGCCTGCTCTCTCGGCTCGCCCTCCAATCGGCGCGTGACAAGTTCCCCTTCTGATCGACTATGTCCACGTCACCGTTTCCTTCCGGGTACATCCGGTTCGATGACGTCCGAACCTCGATGCCAGAACCCAGTCGGGTGCAGGTATCCGAATCAGTCGCATTAGAGACGATACACGTGGATGGGTCGGATCCAGCAATCGTGTTCGTCCACGGTGGCCTCGGTTCGCTGTGGAACCCGTATCCGCAACTGGACGCGTTCGAGGGCGAGCGGGAACTGGTGACGTATTCGCTGGCCGGAAACGGCAACTCCACGGCGCGTCCCGAACAGTCGCTCACCGGGCACGTCACCGACCTCCGGAATCTGCTCGACGCGCTCGACATCGACCGACCGATCGTCCACGGCCACAGTTACGGCACCGCCATCGCGCTCGAATACGCCAAACGCCATCCGACGGCTGGCCTCGTGCTCCACGCAGGGGGCGATCACGACCTCACGCCGGCGTGGGAGAAACCGCTGTTACGGCTGTTCCTCGCGCTGCGGCTGTATCACCTGCCTGCGAACGACGCGCTCATCCGTCAGCTGGCCTACAGCGTCGGCTTTCACGAGGAGACGGCCGAAGCCGTCGTCGAGGATTTCCTCCAATCAAACCCTCTGCCTCGCCGCCGCTCGGCGTGGACGACCGTGACCGAGGCGTTCTGGGGCTACGACGGACGCTACGATACCGAGCAGGTCGACGTGCCCGCGCTCGTCATCCACGGCCCTGCCGATGGGATCGTCCCGGCCGATGCGGCACGCGGGACTGCGCGTCGGCTTCCTAACGGCGTGTTCTGCCGGATGGAGCGCACCGGTCACGTCGCGATGATCGAACGGCCGGCTGTATACAATCGGCTCCTCCGGGCACTCCTCGCGGCAATCGAAAACGAGCGCAATCTCGAACCGGCGGTTCGAGACCAGCTTGGTGAGTACAACGGGTAGTTGATCCTCCCCCACGAACACGTTGTCTCTCCGCTCACTCGGAACTTCTACGAGAACGAGGTAGCTGGCTTGGCGTAATGATCGTCCGCAATCAAGCGTGTTCGGTTCCAGAAATCTCGAAGCGTGCCCCACCAGCCTCGCTTTCTGTGATAGTGATATTCCATCCGTGGGCGTCAACGATCTGCTTGACGATGCTCAGACCGAAACCCGTCCCGTCATCTGCCGTCGAGTATCCTGCATCGAACACCGAATCGCGTTCGTCGGCTGGAATCCCCGGGCCGTCATCCGCAACGTAGAACCCGTCTTCGATGTCTCCAACCGTCACTGTAACGTCATCACCACCGTGTTCGACGGCATTGCGAATGAGATTCTCTATTAGCTGCTGGAGACGGCTTCGATCGGCTCGGATCGTTGTGTCGGTCGTGATCTTGAGGGTCGCCTCGACCGTTTCAACGTGTTGCCAGCACGCATCGCAGACATCTCCGAGATCGACATCTTCCATCTCGCTCACTCTATCGCCCTCGCGAGCTAACGTCAGGATATCCTCGATCAGCGCATCCATTCGGTCGAGGGCTCGTTCGATGGGTGCTACCTGTTCGGTTTCACAGTCCTCTTTCAAAAGTTCCAGTCGTCCCTCGGCCACCCGCAGTGGATTCCGCAGATCGTGGGAGACG from Haloarcula litorea encodes:
- a CDS encoding alpha/beta fold hydrolase, which produces MPEPSRVQVSESVALETIHVDGSDPAIVFVHGGLGSLWNPYPQLDAFEGERELVTYSLAGNGNSTARPEQSLTGHVTDLRNLLDALDIDRPIVHGHSYGTAIALEYAKRHPTAGLVLHAGGDHDLTPAWEKPLLRLFLALRLYHLPANDALIRQLAYSVGFHEETAEAVVEDFLQSNPLPRRRSAWTTVTEAFWGYDGRYDTEQVDVPALVIHGPADGIVPADAARGTARRLPNGVFCRMERTGHVAMIERPAVYNRLLRALLAAIENERNLEPAVRDQLGEYNG